In a genomic window of Cynocephalus volans isolate mCynVol1 chromosome 1, mCynVol1.pri, whole genome shotgun sequence:
- the LOC134372122 gene encoding keratin-associated protein 8-1 — protein sequence MYCNNFNGAVFPGCYWGSYGYPLGYSVGCGFGSTYSPVGYGFGYGYGGCGPYRRYWPYALY from the coding sequence ATGTACTGCAACAACTTCAATGGTGCTGTTTTTCCAGGATGTTACTGGGGCAGCTACGGCTACCCCCTGGGATATAGCGTTGGCTGTGGCTTTGGCAGCACCTACTCCCCAGTGGGCTATGGCTTTGGCTATGGCTATGGTGGCTGTGGGCCTTACAGAAGATACTGGCCATATGCCCTCTACTGA